TGCGCAACACGAGCGCCCGTGGCTGGACCGAGACGGCGTGGAGCGGCGCAGGCAGCGGCTGCAGCCGCTTCGAGACCAAGCCGTCGTGGCAGCATGACAGCGGCTGCGCGCGACGCACGGTGGCCGACGTCTCCGCAGTGGCGGATCCCAACACCGGCGTGGCGGTGTACGACAGCTTCGGCTCTGCCGGTCAGACCGGCTGGCTCGTCTTTGGCGGCACCAGCGTCGCCGCTCCGGTCGTGGCCTCGATCTTCGCACTGACCGGGCACGCCAGCGCCACGCCGCAGTATCCCTACTCCAACTCCCCCCAATTCTTCGACGCCGTCGGCGGCAGCAACGGCAGCTGCAGCCCGAGCTACCTCTGCACCGCAGTCGCGGGATACGACGGCCCCACCGGCATCGGCAGCCCCAACGGCAGCGCCATGACGGGAACGCCGCCGCCGCCGCCGGCCAACGACTTCTCCATCTCGGCAAGCCCGAACAGCTTGAATATCGTCGCGGGGAACTCGGCTACCGCCACCATCAATACCGCCACGACGTCGGGCAGCGCGCAGACGGTGTCGCTGTCTGCCTCGCCCACGCCGGTTGGGGTCACCGCCTCCATTTCGCCCACGCCGGTGACTTCGGGCGGCAGCGGGACCCTCACCGTGAGCACCACCACCGCGGCGGCCGCGGGAACCTTCACGTTGACGATCACAGGCTCCGCTGCGTCCGGCTCGCACACGACCACCGTTTCGGTGACCGTCACTGCGCCGGGCGGCACCTGCACGGCAACCTCGCAGCTGTTAGGGAACCCCGGCTTCGAGTCCGGCAACACCACATGGACGTCGACGCCCGCAGTCATCGACGGGACCACTGCCGGCTCGGCGCCGCGGACCGGAACCTTCAAGGCCTGGCTCGACGGCTACGGCCGGACCCACACCGACGACCTGTACCAGACCGTCACCATCCCAACGGGCGCGTGCTCGGCCACGCTGTCGTTCTGGCTGAAGATCACCACCGCGGAGACGACCACCACCACCGCTTACGACAAGCTGACGGTGACGGTGCGCGACGGTGCGGGGACCGTGCTCTCCACGTTGGCGACGTACAGCAATCTGAACAAGAGCACGACGTACGTGCAGAAGACGTTCGACCTGACGAGCTTCAAGGGCCAGACGGTGCGCATCCAGTTCCACGGCACCGAGGACGTCACGCTGCAGACGAGCTTCTTCATCGACGACACCGCGCTCAACGTGACGCAGTAGTCGGCGAGCGCAGGGAATTGGAGCGGCGACCGGGAGACCATTCCGGCCGCCGCTTCGTTCATCGCGGGATTAGGATGCGCCCATGCTCACGGACCGGCTCGCGCGCGTTCGCCTCGGCCACCTCCCCACACCGCTCCATGAGATGCCCCGGCTGGCCCGGGCGCTCGGGGGCCCGCGCCTGTTCGTGAAGCGCGACGACCAGACCGGCCTCGCCACGGGCGGCAACAAGACGCGCAAGCTCGAGTTCAGTGTAGCCGAGGCGCTGCGCCGGGACGCCGACACGCTCGTGACGCTCGGCGCGGTGCAGTCGAACCATGCCCGGCAGACAGCCGCCGCCGCGGCGGCGTGCGGACTGCGATGCGTGATCGTCTTGCGCGGCCACGCTCCGACGGTCGCAACGGGCAACCTGCTTCTCGACCATCTGCTCGGCGCGCGGATCGTCTTCGCCGGCGAGCACCCCCTCGAGCAGGCAGGCGAAGACGTCGTGGCGGCGGAGACGGCCGAAGGTCACCGGCCCTATCTGATTCCCGTTGGCGCGTCCGACGAGATCGGCGCTGCCGGATTCGTCGCTGCCCTCGAGGAGCTGAAGGCTCAGCTCGACGCGCTCCGGCTCCGCGTCGATCGCGTCGTCTTCGCGAGCAGCTCGTTCGGGACCCAGGCCGGGCTTTGCGTAGGCGCCAAGGCCCTCGGTTTCGAGGCACAACTCGCCGGCATTGCGATCGACAGCACCCGGGAAGAGCTGCAGGCCTCGGTCGCGGAAATCGCCGCCCGACTCTCCGCTCGCATCGGCGTCGAGACGTCCGTCCCAGCGGGAGAGGTGGTGGCGTACGACGCGTACGTCGGCGGCGGCTACGCGGTGCTGGGGCAGCCGGAGCGCGAGGCGATCCAGCTCGCGGCCCGCCACGAAGGGATCGTCCTCGATCCGGTGTACACCGGGCGCGCCATGGCGGGGCTCATCGATCTCGTCCGGCGCGGCGAGTTCAGCGCGGACGAGACGATCGTGTTCTGGCATACCGGCGGGACGCCCGCGCTCTTCGCCTACGCCGAGGAGCTTCTCGGGCGGCCCTGATCGAGAAGCTCCTCACTTTCGAGCAGCGCCCCAGAGCGCCAACCAATACGCGAGTCCGTTGAGGTCGCTCACGGAAAGCGCCACTACGGCGTCTCGATGACCGAAGGAGAGAGACCGGATGCCAAATGTGATCGCCAGCCGCTCCTGCAGCAAACCGATCCGCCCGATCACGCCCGGGGTGACCACCCCATCGCCGTTCCAAGGGAAGACGGACTGCGCGCCCACGCCCAGCGATACGCCGCGCGCTCGCAAGGTGGGGATGAGCCCGAAGATGCTCGTCACGCGTCCCGAGCCTTCGATGGCCAGGAGATCGGCGACCGATTCGACGGAGAACCAGGAGGTCACGCGAAGCGCCGGCTCGATCCAGGAGAACGCGGCTCCGCCCCGGACGACGTCCAGCGACACCCGATAGGGAAGCAGGTGCGCAGCGGCGAGCAAGGCCGGATGCGCGCCCTCGGGAGACCTTGCTGGAATCGTCGACGGATCGAGATCGAGCGCCGGGGCACCCGAAAGGCGCTGTGCCCGGCGCGCCCAGAGCTGGCCCAGCCCCACTCCGGTCAGGACGACGTCCGACGGCGCTCGCCGTGCTCGCTCCGAAGAGAAGATTTCCACGGCGGCCGCGCGATCCACCAGCCTTCCAGCGAGGTGGGCCGTCCATCGATCGCGATCCGAGAGGGCTTCGCGCATCGATGGACTCGAAGGGACATAGCCGGAGCGCTGCAGGGCATCGAGTAGCTCCTCGAAGCTCGGGTCCGCCAGGCAGAGGGACTCGGCCGCGCCCTCGCGGCACGGCCCCGTACGCGAGGTCACGGCGAGCAGTGCGGCTCCGAGCTGGTCGCCGGACGGCAGCTCGGAGTCGCCCAACCAATTCCAGGCGGGCTCCGCGAGAAGAAGGGCCGCGGCGGAGCGGTTCCCCAATTGCGCCGTCACCTCCAGCCGCGAGAGCTTCGCGATCACGAACGCCGCCCGCGACGAGCGCCGCAGCCCCAGGTCGTCGACGATCGCGCGCAAAGCCTGCCCGAGGCAGCGCTGCGTCTCCTTGGCGGATGCGTCGAGTAGAAGCGGCGCGTCCGCGCGGAAGACGGCGGCCGGGCGGTCGCCAACCGGGTACGGACCTTGGACCTCGCACTCGTGCGTGGCGATCTGGACGACGGCGTCGTAGACCCCGGAATAGAAGTCGAGATCGCGCAGGGGTCGGTCGAGAAAGCCCGAGAAGTTGAGCAGAGCGCCACC
This portion of the Deltaproteobacteria bacterium genome encodes:
- a CDS encoding D-cysteine desulfhydrase family protein is translated as MLTDRLARVRLGHLPTPLHEMPRLARALGGPRLFVKRDDQTGLATGGNKTRKLEFSVAEALRRDADTLVTLGAVQSNHARQTAAAAAACGLRCVIVLRGHAPTVATGNLLLDHLLGARIVFAGEHPLEQAGEDVVAAETAEGHRPYLIPVGASDEIGAAGFVAALEELKAQLDALRLRVDRVVFASSSFGTQAGLCVGAKALGFEAQLAGIAIDSTREELQASVAEIAARLSARIGVETSVPAGEVVAYDAYVGGGYAVLGQPEREAIQLAARHEGIVLDPVYTGRAMAGLIDLVRRGEFSADETIVFWHTGGTPALFAYAEELLGRP